One genomic region from Mytilus trossulus isolate FHL-02 chromosome 9, PNRI_Mtr1.1.1.hap1, whole genome shotgun sequence encodes:
- the LOC134683319 gene encoding uncharacterized protein LOC134683319, producing the protein MSSSSSQPKKRKSTTDLEDSSDPSYNSALCNPEVKRLQASDWKREELGDIGVYFAQKPTPLSDLFDKLKSQKGRRVTMPGFTEQLVNFTKEVLPFSLNDINWNKDVNICYDREREAIKQIQEVQRHLVDFADKSESQSPFSIDKLAKRLLRRWFEDTFDFLAEVKEMLEKLNNPMPSHGVPKEDRKVLKETAFTHLFMKFTEIFFLKPEVGENKKTVLKIRNKVVGCVPDIRFYEHDVEGRWSHLLVMLTEVKRDALMKKSDGEEDAKFPWIESHLKSGVLGQIGIQLVSECWNSTFCPNTFGIICMRTEIMFLYLEMNPEQYEALTKNKDLQGKTSCIQYSKSFDIMKKEDRDQIIDILFWLGCVQKHNFHSYYLV; encoded by the exons ATGTCTTCGAGTTCAAGCCAGCctaaaaagagaaaatcaacAACCGACCTAGAAGACTCTTCGGACCCATCATATAATAGTGCATTATGCAATCCGGAGGTGAAAAGGCTACAAGCATCGGATTGGAAAAGAGAAGAGCTGGGGGATATAGGAGTGTATTTTGCTCAAAAGCCAACTCCTTTATCCGAtttgtttgataaattaaaatcacaGAAGGGAAGAAGAGTAACCATGCCTGGCTTTACAGAACAACTCGTTAATTTTACGAAGGAAGTTCTACCTTTCTCTTTGAATGATATTAATTGGAATAAAGatgttaatatttgttatgaCAGGGAACGAGaagcaataaaacaaattcaagaAGTACAAAGACATTTGGTGGATTTTGCAGACAAAAGTGAGAGCCAAAGTCCCTTTTCTATCGACAAGCTTGCTAAAAG ATTGTTGCGCCGATGGTTTGAAGACACATTTGACTTTCTTGCTGAGGTTAAAGAAATGTTAGAAAAATTGAATAATCCAATGCCCAGTCATGGAGTTCCAAAGGAAGACAGAAAAGTTTTAAAAGAGACTGCCTTTACACACTTATTCATGAAATTTactgaaattttctttttgaagcCAGA AGTTGGTGAAAACAAGAAAACTGTACTGAAGATTAGAAATAAAGTTGTTGGATGTGTTCCTGATATTCGTTTTTATGAGCATGATGTTGAAGGACGCTGGTCCCATCTGCTAGTAATGCTTACTGAG GTGAAGAGGGATGCCCTAATGAAGAAATCAGATGGAGAGGAGGATGCAAAGTTTCCGTGGATTGAGAGCCATTTGAAATCCGGTGTACTTGGACAAATTGGAATACAACTTGTGTCTGAATGCTGGAACTCTACATTTTGTCCAAACACATTTGGAATAATTTGCATGAGAACAGAG aTTATGTTTTTGTACTTGGAGATGAATCCAGAACAGTATGAAgctttgacaaaaaacaaagatCTACAAGGAAAGACATCTTGCATCCAGTACTCTAAATCATTTGACATAATGAAAAAAGAAGACAGAGACCAGATAATAGATATACTTTTTTGGCTAGGATGTgttcaaaaacataattttcacAGTTATTATCTTGTGTAA